The genome window TTCATTCAAAAAATCTAACATATTTCTCCTTTTTTATTAAAAATTTCTTTTATTAAAATCAAAGCTACGCTAATGTTTATCATCACATCAGCTAAATTAAACACAGCAAATTCAAACCACTTATGCCAAAATACAAAATCCACTACACCTATATGCACAAAGCGATCAAGTAAATTAGAACACCCAGCAGATAGCATAATAGCAAAAGCAATCAAATGCGTTTTAAAAAAGTCTTTTTGATAAAGCAAATACCCAAACAAAGCCAAAATAAAAACAAGCTGTATATATTTTAAATACTCTCCTAAAAATGCAAACATCGAAAAGGCTACACCGGTATTATAGGTTAAAACTAAATCAAAAAATTCACCCTTATACTCAAGTCCTTGTAAAAACAAATACTTGCTTGCTTGATCTAGTATAAAGACTAAAGTAAAAACAAGCCAAAATTTTAAAGACAGGATTTTAAGCATTCAATGCTTTCATGAAAAAACTTTCAACAACTTTCATTTCTTTTTCTAAAAGCTTAATGTCTTTTGCTTCAAGTAATAAGCGTATTAAATTTTCTGTACCTGAATACCTAAACAAACTAGCAATTCCTTTTTTTTCTAAATCTTTTTTCAATTCATCTAAGCCTGCAAGCTTACTTAAGTCTTTTTTCTCTGAAATTTTAAGATTATGTAAAAGTTGTGGATAAGGCTTGACTTGATTTAAAATTTCACTTGCACTTTTTGCCTCACTAAGCATTAAAGCACTAAATTGTAAAGCAGCTACCAAACCATCTCCAGTTTTTGCATAGTCACTAAAGATAATATGCCCACTTTGCTCTCCACCAAAATTTCCACCACATTCTTTGAGTTTTTCAAGTACGTATTTATCACCTACATTACAAGTTTCATGTGTGATTTTATGTTTGGTTAAAAACTCTTTTAAAGCACCATTACTCATTATAGTGCTAACTACGCTTGATTTTAGCTTGCCTTGTTTTTTTAAAAATAAAGCTAAAACACCTAAAAGACTATCTCCATGAGCTACTTCGCCTTTTTCATCCACAACAACCAAACGATCCGCATCTCCATCAAAAGCAAAGCCCACATCTGCTCTAAATTTCTTTACTTCCAAAGCTAAATTTAAAGGATGTAAAGCCCCGCAATTTTCATTGATATTTAAACCATTTGGTTTATCATTGATCACAATCACATCTGCACCAAGTTCTTTAAAAACCGTAGGTGCTACCTTATAAGAAGCTCCATGAGCCACATCTAAAACAACGCGCAAAGATTTTAAAGTCAGCTCTTTAGGAAAAGAATTTTTTATAGAAACAATATATCTTCCTATCACATCATCAATTCTTTTTGCCTGACCGATTTGTGATTTTGTTGTTCTTGCTTCTTCTATGAGTTTATCGTTAAAATAAATTTCTTCTATTTTCGCTTCTGCTTGTTCATCAAGTTTATTTCCATGGGCATCAAAAAATTTAATACCATTATCATAGTAAGGATTATGTGAAGCTGATATCATAATCCCTGCATCACAACGCATATCTTCAGTTAAAAACGCAATAGCAGGTGTTGGCATAGGACCTATTTCTATAACATTATAACCTATAGAAGTAAGTCCGGAAACGATAGCATTTTCTATCATATAACCGCTTCTTCTTGTATCTTTTCCTACTAAGATATTGTTTGTAAGAGCTTTGTCTTTAAAATAAATTCCAGCAGCCATAGCCAAACGCATAGCCAAAAATGAATCTAAAAATTCACCCGCTTTACCGCGTACTCCATCTGTTCCAAAAAGTTTCATTTTTTTACCTTTGATTTTAAGTATTGAAATTATAAGAAAAAAAGTTAAGTAATGTATAAATGTGAGAATTTTATAAGCATTAGTTAGCAATAAAAATATATAATTTTTAAAATTTCACTTAAGGAAAATGAATGAAAAAAATCATCGCAGGAGTTGTAGTAGTAGTTTTACTAGTTATAGGATTTTTTACCTCAGCTTCTTACATTAACTCAATCAATGGAAAAATATTTGCTCAAATGAGCCAAGATACAGCATATTATAGTGTTGAAGATGCTAACTATACCAAAGGACTTTTAAACTCCAAAGGAAGTTTTATAGCTACACTTAATGACTTGCCTTATAGTTTTAAAGTGAATGTGGATTTTTCTAATAATTTTTTTGCAAGCAATAATGCTATCATTTCTATTTTAAATGAAAATGAAGACTTAAAAGGCATTTTCCCAAATGAAGAAATCTTTAAAATCTTAGTTAGTGCAAAAGGTGGAGACATTAACATCAATGCAAAAATAAATGATATTAATTTCACCCGCAATGATACAAATTTAGTTTTAAATAATACATCTTTTAAGATTACAGGTTCTGAAGAATTTGTAAAAAATATGGAGCTTAATCTAGGTTATGTTTTATTAGAACAACTATCTCATGAGGAAAAATTAGAAG of Campylobacter lari contains these proteins:
- the glmM gene encoding phosphoglucosamine mutase, with the translated sequence MKLFGTDGVRGKAGEFLDSFLAMRLAMAAGIYFKDKALTNNILVGKDTRRSGYMIENAIVSGLTSIGYNVIEIGPMPTPAIAFLTEDMRCDAGIMISASHNPYYDNGIKFFDAHGNKLDEQAEAKIEEIYFNDKLIEEARTTKSQIGQAKRIDDVIGRYIVSIKNSFPKELTLKSLRVVLDVAHGASYKVAPTVFKELGADVIVINDKPNGLNINENCGALHPLNLALEVKKFRADVGFAFDGDADRLVVVDEKGEVAHGDSLLGVLALFLKKQGKLKSSVVSTIMSNGALKEFLTKHKITHETCNVGDKYVLEKLKECGGNFGGEQSGHIIFSDYAKTGDGLVAALQFSALMLSEAKSASEILNQVKPYPQLLHNLKISEKKDLSKLAGLDELKKDLEKKGIASLFRYSGTENLIRLLLEAKDIKLLEKEMKVVESFFMKALNA
- the lspA gene encoding signal peptidase II, coding for MLKILSLKFWLVFTLVFILDQASKYLFLQGLEYKGEFFDLVLTYNTGVAFSMFAFLGEYLKYIQLVFILALFGYLLYQKDFFKTHLIAFAIMLSAGCSNLLDRFVHIGVVDFVFWHKWFEFAVFNLADVMINISVALILIKEIFNKKGEIC